In Ovis aries strain OAR_USU_Benz2616 breed Rambouillet chromosome 14, ARS-UI_Ramb_v3.0, whole genome shotgun sequence, a single genomic region encodes these proteins:
- the PLEKHF1 gene encoding pleckstrin homology domain-containing family F member 1: MVDYLANTEINSQRIAAVESCFGASGQPLALPGRVLLGEGVLTKECRKKAKPRIFFLFNDILVYGSIVLNKRKYRSQHIIPLEEVTLETLPETVQAKNRWMIKTAKKSFVVSAASATERQEWISHIEECVRRQLLATGLQPSTEHAAPWIPDKATDICMRCTQTRFSALTRRHHCRKCGFVVCAECSRERFLLPRLSPKPLRVCSLCFRELAAQKRKEDVEEQGLGSPGPSAYLAGAVCGASSGDDDDSDEDREGSGDGDWPSHVEFYASGVSWSSFHS, encoded by the coding sequence ATGGTGGACTACCTGGCAAACACGGAGATCAACAGCCAGCGCATCGCGGCTGTCGAGAGCTGCTTCGGGGCATCCGGGCAGCCACTGGCCCTGCCGGGCCGAGTGCTGCTGGGTGAGGGCGTGCTGACCAAGGAGTGCCGCAAGAAGGCCAAACCGCGCATCTTCTTCCTCTTCAACGACATCCTGGTGTACGGCAGCATCGTGCTGAACAAGCGCAAGTACCGCAGCCAGCACATCATTCCGCTGGAGGAGGTGACACTGGAGACGCTGCCGGAGACTGTGCAGGCCAAGAACCGCTGGATGATCAAGACGGCCAAGAAGTCCTTCGTGGTGTCAGCCGCCTCCGCCACGGAACGCCAGGAGTGGATCAGCCACATTGAGGAGTGCGTGCGGCGGCAGCTGCTGGCCACGGGCCTGCAGCCCAGCACGGAGCACGCGGCGCCCTGGATCCCCGACAAGGCCACGGATATCTGCATGCGCTGCACGCAGACGCGCTTCTCGGCGCTCACGCGGCGGCACCACTGCCGCAAATGCGGCTTCGTGGTCTGCGCCGAGTGCTCCCGCGAGCGCTTCCTCCTGCCGCGCCTCTCGCCCAAGCCCCTGCGCGTCTGCAGCCTCTGCTTCCGCGAGCTGGCCGCCCAGAAGCGGAAGGAGGACGTGGAGGAGCAGGGCCTCGGGTCCCCCGGGCCGTCGGCCTACCTGGCGGGGGCCGTCTGCGGGGCGTCCAGTGGAGACGACGATGACTCAGACGAGGACAGGGAGGGCAGTGGAGATGGGGACTGGCCCAGCCACGTGGAGTTCTACGCCTCGGGCGTGTCCTGGTCATCCTTCCACAGCTGA
- the C14H19orf12 gene encoding protein C19orf12 homolog isoform X1, protein MVLQTFVPQQESVDAPASKMILTRTLNQQSLGWRQSQCHWSTHGTLTPRSAVMPVAVEDIMRLLCSISEERKMKAAVKHSGRGALVTGAVAFVGGLVGGPPGLAVGGAVGGLLGAWMTSGQFKPVPQILMELPPAEQQKLFNEATAIIRHLEWTDAVQLTMLVMGSEALQKQLLAMLANYVTRELRGEVQYDD, encoded by the exons atggtGCTGCAAACTTTTGTTCCACAACAAGAATCTGTTGATGCTCCAGCTTCTAAAATGATTCTTACAAGGACATTAAACCAGCAGTCTCTTGGATGGAGGCAGTCACAATGCCACTGGTCTACTCATG GAACCCTTACCCCGAGGTCTGCCGTGATGCCCGTTGCGGTGGAGGACATCATGAGGTTGCTGTGCTCCATCTCCGAGGAGAGGAAGATGAAGGCGGCCGTCAAGCACTCCGGGAGGGGCGCCCTAGTCACCGGGGCCGTGGCCTTCGTTGGTGGCTTGGTGGGCGGTCCACCAGGACTAGCCGTTG GGGGGGCCGTCGGGGGTCTGTTAGGTGCATGGATGACGAGTGGACAGTTTAAGCCAGTTCCTCAGATCCTAATGGAGCTACCGCCTGCCGAGCAGCAGAAGCTCTTTAACGAAGCCACTGCCATCATCAGGCACCTGGAGTGGACGGACGCCGTGCAGCTGACCATGCTGGTCATGGGCAGTGAGGCCCTGCAGAAGCAACTGCTGGCGATGCTGGCCAACTACGTCACCAGGGAACTGCGGGGGGAAGTGCAGTACGACGACTAG
- the C14H19orf12 gene encoding protein C19orf12 homolog isoform X2 encodes MPVAVEDIMRLLCSISEERKMKAAVKHSGRGALVTGAVAFVGGLVGGPPGLAVGGAVGGLLGAWMTSGQFKPVPQILMELPPAEQQKLFNEATAIIRHLEWTDAVQLTMLVMGSEALQKQLLAMLANYVTRELRGEVQYDD; translated from the exons ATGCCCGTTGCGGTGGAGGACATCATGAGGTTGCTGTGCTCCATCTCCGAGGAGAGGAAGATGAAGGCGGCCGTCAAGCACTCCGGGAGGGGCGCCCTAGTCACCGGGGCCGTGGCCTTCGTTGGTGGCTTGGTGGGCGGTCCACCAGGACTAGCCGTTG GGGGGGCCGTCGGGGGTCTGTTAGGTGCATGGATGACGAGTGGACAGTTTAAGCCAGTTCCTCAGATCCTAATGGAGCTACCGCCTGCCGAGCAGCAGAAGCTCTTTAACGAAGCCACTGCCATCATCAGGCACCTGGAGTGGACGGACGCCGTGCAGCTGACCATGCTGGTCATGGGCAGTGAGGCCCTGCAGAAGCAACTGCTGGCGATGCTGGCCAACTACGTCACCAGGGAACTGCGGGGGGAAGTGCAGTACGACGACTAG
- the C14H19orf12 gene encoding protein C19orf12 homolog isoform X3, producing the protein MTSGQFKPVPQILMELPPAEQQKLFNEATAIIRHLEWTDAVQLTMLVMGSEALQKQLLAMLANYVTRELRGEVQYDD; encoded by the coding sequence ATGACGAGTGGACAGTTTAAGCCAGTTCCTCAGATCCTAATGGAGCTACCGCCTGCCGAGCAGCAGAAGCTCTTTAACGAAGCCACTGCCATCATCAGGCACCTGGAGTGGACGGACGCCGTGCAGCTGACCATGCTGGTCATGGGCAGTGAGGCCCTGCAGAAGCAACTGCTGGCGATGCTGGCCAACTACGTCACCAGGGAACTGCGGGGGGAAGTGCAGTACGACGACTAG